The Nitrospinota bacterium genome includes the window TGTCCAATTACTGCCAGGAACTGCTGAAAACCTGCCTCTACAAAAAGACAGTTTTGATGGAGCGATTTCAGCTTTTGGAGCGCGAAACTTTGCCGATATAAATACCGCCATTGGCGAAATTCATCGTGTTTTGAAGCCCAAGGGTAAAATTGTAATTCTGGAGTTTTCTTTTCCTCAAAATGGGTTATTGCAGTGGCTTTATCGTTTATATTTTGAGAAAATTTTACCAGTCATGGGACGCTGTATTTCAGGGCATAAAAACGCATATTCTTATTTACCAAATTCCGTTGGAACCTTTCCAAAAGGTAAGGCATTCGCTTCAATTCTTAAAGATGTTGGGTTTGAGTCCGTGAAGTTCAGGGAATTGACCTTGGGAATCACAACTATTTATACAGGATTTAAACATGCCTGATTCAAAACTCTTTCATCACGTTCGAAAGTTTGCGTGGGCTTGTTTGATTGTTGTCGTTGTCCTTATAAATATTAATTTATTTCTCGATAGTTATACAGGGCCTACCCTGAACAAAGCTATTCCCAAAAGCATTGAGGACAGTCAGGACTATAAAAACCTGTTAGATTTGCAAAATGCTTTTATTCGAAACGCAAAAACCATCAAACCTTCGGTAGTCAGTGTCAACAAGGTTAAAGAGCTTGTAGAAAAATCATCCTGGTATGAGCCGCATGGTTCCAGACCCTGGTATTACTCTCTTAAAAACTGGTTTGCCGAAAATCTGAAAAGTCGAAAATTCAGTAT containing:
- the ubiE gene encoding bifunctional demethylmenaquinone methyltransferase/2-methoxy-6-polyprenyl-1,4-benzoquinol methylase UbiE encodes the protein MPSSHVKQSFGDTAYEKNPIQDMFNAVAPKYDFLNGLLSAGCDRYWRKAAVDELEPVTNRLFLDVATGTADIALELAHRDQTRVIGVDFSDAMLKLGKNKVSERKMETSVQLLPGTAENLPLQKDSFDGAISAFGARNFADINTAIGEIHRVLKPKGKIVILEFSFPQNGLLQWLYRLYFEKILPVMGRCISGHKNAYSYLPNSVGTFPKGKAFASILKDVGFESVKFRELTLGITTIYTGFKHA